In the Leptotrichia sp. oral taxon 847 genome, one interval contains:
- a CDS encoding phage tail tape measure protein yields MAKNLELNIVLGAAVASAINGMSQVANALKNTTKSVKEFEKQIKSMEKAQKAFQNMDKAREGLNKINSEYKKAAEHLQKLKAEYERTGSSNKQLAKEIEQAEKNVGKLNKQKERQQHVFEAARSKIEAEGASLSNYRSKVQEVEKEIEKMNKLKEAQKRYEARQETVGKMKDFGDKQIMQGMGMAGALAVPVKLAVDLENAQADLKKVADFSSKQMETGFYKAMRNFSENSPLSQVELFQIAGAGAQAGIKTDELERYTKDAAKIKVAFDMNTEAAGNFLAKTRAQLNLDQNGVMEYANVINYLANNVAATAPEIADISSRVAGLGGMAGISKEGVAALGASLVSVGVPSEVAATGLKNISLGLMAGTSATKKQAAAFKSLGLDAEDVAKRMTKDGEGTLIDVFQRIKKLPKDVQAATLKDLFGKESIQSASELAKHIDEVGTNIKNAHDKMKTSGSVDAEYNQRLKTMGNSFNTLKNRIVNMGVDLGSALGPSLVQVANSIGPLIKKFSQLIQKHPQLTANILKAIAGFAAFKIGIGGLAKGFAPVFSGISKGMLIFDKFKAAGSFAEGFKTAFPTISKIGSGLKKLGQSGLKVGKVLGKGLVKGVQATGKVAKIAGSGIVKGAKFVGSGAIKGAKAIGSGAKAVGGMAVQGAAKGMQLLATGAQKAIGAVRAVGVALKVAFMANPVGFIIAAIVAVVVILVVLYNKCSWFRNGVNAAFRAVGNFIKQVWQGIKPVVMAVISGIAAYIRVYVAIWKAIFKGIGIVFKAIWNGIKVVVKVVMAGISAYIRAYVNVWKTIFKVIGTVAKAVWNAIKSTALALWNALKSGITAVGSFFKSTWEGIKGAAIGVWNAIKSAFDAVASGLKSAISGVVKFFTDKWNGLKNMVSKGLGAVGGLLGIGKNAAGTNYWSGGLTTVAERGAELIQMPGKPAFLAEHEMLLNLPRGTQILNNRETKNSFRDKISGLKERMSGLRSNEGSSSGDVINISITVNGNADTSVIEKAVMRALAKAKNKKERTAFG; encoded by the coding sequence GTGGCAAAAAATTTGGAGCTGAACATAGTTCTGGGTGCGGCAGTAGCTAGTGCTATCAATGGAATGAGCCAAGTTGCAAACGCTTTGAAAAACACGACAAAATCTGTCAAAGAATTTGAAAAACAAATCAAAAGTATGGAGAAAGCACAAAAAGCGTTTCAAAATATGGACAAGGCTCGTGAAGGATTAAATAAAATTAATTCGGAGTATAAAAAAGCTGCTGAACATTTACAAAAATTGAAAGCCGAATATGAAAGGACCGGAAGCAGTAATAAACAACTGGCTAAGGAAATAGAACAGGCAGAAAAAAATGTTGGAAAATTGAACAAACAAAAAGAACGACAGCAACATGTATTTGAAGCTGCAAGAAGTAAGATAGAAGCGGAAGGTGCTAGTTTATCTAACTATAGGAGCAAGGTTCAGGAAGTTGAAAAAGAAATCGAGAAAATGAACAAACTGAAAGAAGCTCAAAAAAGATATGAAGCTAGACAAGAAACTGTTGGGAAAATGAAAGACTTTGGGGATAAGCAAATAATGCAAGGTATGGGAATGGCTGGAGCTTTGGCAGTTCCTGTTAAATTAGCAGTTGATTTGGAAAATGCTCAAGCAGACTTAAAAAAAGTTGCTGATTTTAGTTCAAAACAAATGGAAACTGGGTTTTACAAAGCGATGAGGAACTTTAGTGAAAACAGTCCGCTATCTCAAGTAGAATTATTTCAAATTGCAGGAGCAGGAGCTCAAGCAGGAATAAAAACAGATGAATTAGAAAGATATACTAAAGATGCGGCTAAGATTAAAGTTGCGTTTGACATGAATACCGAAGCGGCTGGGAACTTTTTAGCAAAAACTAGAGCACAACTTAATTTAGACCAAAATGGAGTAATGGAATATGCTAACGTAATCAACTATTTGGCAAATAATGTAGCGGCAACAGCTCCAGAAATTGCTGATATTTCAAGCAGAGTTGCTGGATTAGGTGGAATGGCTGGTATTTCTAAAGAAGGAGTTGCAGCATTAGGAGCAAGTTTAGTATCAGTTGGAGTACCTTCAGAAGTGGCAGCAACTGGCTTAAAAAATATTTCATTAGGATTAATGGCTGGAACATCAGCAACTAAAAAACAAGCGGCAGCTTTTAAATCGTTAGGATTAGATGCAGAAGATGTGGCAAAAAGAATGACGAAAGATGGAGAAGGTACATTAATTGATGTTTTTCAAAGGATAAAAAAACTTCCCAAGGATGTTCAAGCTGCGACACTTAAAGATTTGTTCGGTAAAGAATCTATTCAATCAGCATCTGAGTTAGCAAAACATATTGACGAAGTTGGGACAAACATAAAGAATGCTCATGATAAGATGAAAACATCGGGGAGTGTTGATGCAGAATATAACCAAAGATTGAAAACAATGGGGAACTCTTTTAATACTTTAAAAAACAGAATTGTAAATATGGGAGTAGATTTAGGTTCGGCATTAGGACCAAGTTTAGTTCAAGTTGCAAATTCTATTGGTCCGTTAATTAAGAAATTTTCTCAGTTAATACAAAAACATCCGCAATTAACTGCAAATATTTTAAAAGCTATAGCTGGATTTGCGGCGTTTAAAATAGGGATTGGCGGTTTGGCGAAAGGATTTGCCCCAGTTTTTAGTGGGATATCAAAAGGAATGTTGATTTTTGATAAATTTAAAGCAGCAGGAAGTTTTGCGGAAGGATTTAAAACAGCATTTCCAACAATTTCTAAAATTGGCAGTGGGCTAAAGAAATTAGGACAATCTGGTTTAAAAGTAGGAAAAGTACTTGGAAAAGGATTAGTGAAAGGAGTGCAAGCAACAGGAAAAGTTGCAAAAATAGCGGGTAGCGGAATAGTCAAAGGTGCTAAATTTGTTGGAAGTGGTGCTATAAAAGGTGCAAAAGCAATTGGTTCAGGAGCAAAGGCTGTTGGTGGAATGGCAGTTCAAGGAGCAGCTAAAGGAATGCAGCTTTTAGCAACAGGAGCGCAGAAAGCTATTGGAGCAGTAAGAGCAGTTGGAGTGGCTTTGAAAGTTGCTTTTATGGCAAATCCAGTTGGATTTATTATTGCTGCAATAGTTGCTGTTGTTGTGATATTAGTTGTGCTTTATAACAAATGTTCGTGGTTTAGAAATGGTGTAAATGCAGCTTTTAGAGCAGTAGGTAATTTCATAAAACAGGTTTGGCAAGGTATTAAGCCAGTTGTAATGGCTGTTATTTCAGGTATTGCAGCTTATATAAGAGTGTACGTTGCTATTTGGAAAGCTATATTTAAAGGAATAGGTATTGTATTTAAAGCTATTTGGAACGGAATAAAAGTAGTTGTAAAAGTTGTAATGGCTGGAATATCAGCTTATATTAGAGCATATGTAAATGTTTGGAAAACAATTTTTAAAGTAATTGGTACAGTTGCCAAAGCTGTATGGAATGCTATCAAATCAACAGCATTAGCATTATGGAATGCTCTAAAAAGTGGAATAACAGCAGTAGGTTCATTTTTTAAATCAACTTGGGAAGGAATAAAAGGAGCTGCAATTGGAGTATGGAACGCTATTAAGTCTGCTTTTGATGCGGTTGCTTCTGGATTGAAAAGTGCAATTAGTGGTGTTGTAAAATTTTTCACGGATAAATGGAACGGATTGAAAAATATGGTTTCAAAAGGACTTGGAGCAGTTGGAGGGCTTTTAGGAATTGGAAAAAATGCGGCGGGAACTAACTATTGGAGCGGAGGACTTACAACAGTAGCAGAACGTGGAGCTGAATTAATTCAAATGCCTGGCAAACCAGCTTTCTTGGCAGAACACGAAATGTTATTGAATTTACCTCGTGGTACTCAAATTTTGAATAATCGTGAAACTAAAAATAGTTTTAGAGATAAGATTAGTGGACTAAAAGAGAGAATGTCAGGACTTAGAAGCAACGAAGGTTCAAGCAGTGGAGATGTTATCAATATTAGCATAACAGTAAACGGGAATGCTGATACAAGTGTAATTGAGAAAGCAGTAATGAGAGCATTGGCGAAAGCTAAAAACAAAAAAGAAAGGACGGCGTTTGGATAA
- a CDS encoding tail protein X, whose product MANVRVYRTQSGDTWDLIAYRVYGSEGYYHDLIRSNLALIDIAVFDANVPIIIPEIAEESDNDTSLPPWKRGE is encoded by the coding sequence ATGGCAAATGTTAGAGTTTACAGGACACAAAGCGGTGACACTTGGGACTTGATAGCTTATAGAGTTTATGGAAGCGAAGGCTACTATCATGACCTTATAAGAAGTAATTTAGCTTTAATTGACATCGCCGTCTTTGACGCAAATGTTCCAATTATCATTCCTGAAATTGCTGAAGAAAGTGATAATGATACAAGTTTGCCACCGTGGAAGAGAGGTGAATAG
- a CDS encoding phage late control D family protein, producing the protein MAFARSIRVIVIFNKVDISDEIAHSISSLNYTDNSKNAIDDLEIELENLDYRWLKEWYPDENAQLLVGIHEELENETNFLDLGTFYVDEPTFEDQKLTLKCLALPLDQNIRDQKNSVAWENITLKELVTQIANKHEMNAEIYAENVFFERLDQNQETDLAFINRVVKEIGLNMKVSDDKIIIFDDEEMEKNDTIEVFNIKDYRIRSFSLKKKNKEIYDKVEVSYYDPDKKKVVKEIITKEELDKRNEVTTGDSEEKESKAKDSKKTNKKSQKKTNKKSVKKVKSEKK; encoded by the coding sequence ATGGCATTTGCCAGAAGTATTAGGGTTATAGTTATATTTAATAAAGTTGATATTTCTGATGAGATAGCACATTCTATTTCATCTCTTAACTACACAGATAATTCAAAAAATGCTATAGATGATTTAGAAATAGAACTAGAAAACTTAGATTATAGATGGCTTAAAGAGTGGTATCCTGACGAGAATGCTCAACTACTTGTTGGGATTCACGAAGAGCTGGAAAACGAAACTAATTTTTTGGATTTGGGAACTTTTTATGTGGACGAGCCGACTTTTGAAGATCAGAAACTTACTTTAAAGTGCTTGGCTTTACCGCTTGACCAGAATATTAGAGATCAGAAAAATAGTGTTGCTTGGGAGAATATAACTTTGAAAGAGCTTGTTACACAGATTGCGAATAAACACGAAATGAATGCAGAGATTTATGCAGAGAATGTGTTTTTTGAGAGATTGGACCAGAATCAGGAAACGGATTTAGCCTTTATTAATCGAGTTGTAAAAGAGATTGGCTTGAATATGAAAGTATCTGATGACAAGATAATTATTTTTGATGACGAAGAAATGGAAAAGAATGATACGATTGAAGTTTTTAATATTAAAGATTATCGAATCAGAAGTTTCAGCTTAAAAAAGAAAAATAAAGAGATTTACGATAAAGTCGAAGTTTCCTATTATGATCCTGATAAGAAAAAGGTTGTTAAGGAAATTATCACAAAAGAGGAACTTGACAAGCGTAATGAAGTAACTACTGGGGATTCAGAAGAAAAGGAATCTAAAGCTAAAGATAGTAAGAAAACTAATAAGAAGAGTCAGAAAAAGACTAACAAAAAATCAGTCAAAAAGGTTAAATCCGAGAAAAAATAA
- a CDS encoding N-acetyltransferase — protein sequence MYIENVKIVSLQDLLDELKDKKFVRDSILKNFKNNYNKDIEDFLHNKAIEFEKAGLSSTHLVFSDDFVLLGYFSLANKPLLISKRNYEALSKSQRKKLCQNGKRLTTDGYIVNSYLLGQIGKNHSEQVKSENYIDGAQLLTLAYDSLMEAKKIVNVRYVWLECEDNEKLLSFYKNFGFEEIENFISGNGLKVLVMKLKK from the coding sequence ATGTATATAGAAAATGTAAAAATTGTATCTTTGCAAGATTTATTGGACGAATTAAAAGATAAAAAATTCGTGAGAGATAGTATTTTGAAAAATTTTAAAAATAATTATAATAAAGATATAGAAGACTTTTTACATAACAAAGCAATAGAATTTGAAAAGGCAGGTTTATCAAGTACACATTTAGTTTTTAGCGATGATTTTGTTTTATTGGGTTATTTTTCTTTGGCAAACAAACCTTTGCTTATATCAAAAAGAAATTATGAGGCATTATCGAAGAGCCAAAGAAAAAAACTCTGTCAAAACGGTAAAAGATTAACAACAGATGGCTATATAGTTAATAGTTATTTATTAGGACAAATTGGCAAAAATCATTCAGAGCAAGTAAAATCCGAAAATTATATAGATGGAGCACAACTTTTGACATTAGCTTATGATTCATTAATGGAAGCTAAGAAAATAGTAAATGTCCGTTATGTATGGTTAGAATGTGAAGATAATGAAAAATTATTATCTTTTTATAAAAATTTTGGATTTGAAGAAATTGAGAACTTTATTTCAGGAAATGGATTAAAAGTTTTAGTAATGAAATTGAAAAAGTAA
- a CDS encoding phage baseplate protein: MVKLIETLKAGEVSAIDSKTGKVRVLLKGDDDKTTDWLNVLVPYSESHSDNYTLGLGQTVYCLFFSEMPEQGVVLGCPMRGASSSESEVKRSFSDGGSWSYDKNTLTLNIGKIVINGDLEVSGTTKTGGSINLNTHKHDGVTAGGDMTGGPQ, translated from the coding sequence GTGGTTAAATTGATTGAAACATTAAAAGCAGGAGAAGTAAGTGCGATAGATTCAAAAACTGGAAAAGTAAGAGTGCTGTTAAAAGGCGACGATGATAAAACAACGGACTGGCTTAATGTGTTAGTTCCTTATTCTGAAAGCCACAGCGATAATTATACACTTGGACTAGGGCAGACTGTTTACTGCTTATTCTTTTCAGAAATGCCTGAACAGGGAGTTGTGCTTGGCTGTCCTATGCGAGGTGCTTCTAGTAGTGAAAGTGAAGTGAAAAGGAGTTTTTCTGATGGTGGAAGCTGGAGCTATGATAAAAACACGTTGACCTTGAATATCGGAAAAATTGTAATTAATGGAGATTTGGAAGTCAGCGGAACTACAAAAACTGGTGGAAGTATTAATCTTAATACACATAAACATGATGGAGTAACTGCTGGTGGAGATATGACTGGAGGTCCACAATGA
- a CDS encoding phage tail protein: MIGSLGDVIFEVSDKKVFSINNQINRSYKSKISEHNPIYGPGMLRHQGRELTEITFGITLISSLIQETTPSEQLDKIKTMWEFGEYDYLTLGGQTFGAFPFLITEISEKNSYFNRETSEFDYINLELTLKEYIDNPKKYNQIIEQLKVQKKEQEKLTETEAMNVEAEQKTKLQEFAEKVKSKVGSTLEKVDKAIQIAENKKKEILDQLEKIKKDAKIDELMDLVRAGTITADKVNEMIDYAKNFSETDRQILLNFLRNQIGGK, from the coding sequence ATGATAGGAAGTCTCGGAGATGTAATATTTGAAGTATCCGACAAAAAAGTATTTTCAATCAATAATCAGATAAATAGATCATATAAATCTAAAATTTCTGAACACAACCCAATATATGGTCCTGGTATGTTAAGACATCAAGGCAGGGAATTAACGGAAATAACTTTTGGAATTACATTAATTTCTTCATTAATACAAGAAACAACGCCCTCAGAACAGCTTGATAAAATAAAGACTATGTGGGAGTTCGGAGAATACGATTATCTAACGCTAGGTGGGCAAACATTTGGGGCTTTCCCATTTTTGATAACAGAAATAAGTGAAAAGAATTCTTATTTCAACAGAGAAACTTCTGAATTTGATTATATAAATCTGGAATTAACTTTAAAAGAGTATATAGATAATCCTAAAAAATATAATCAGATAATAGAACAGTTAAAAGTTCAAAAAAAAGAGCAGGAGAAACTTACGGAAACAGAAGCTATGAATGTTGAAGCTGAACAGAAAACAAAATTACAGGAATTTGCAGAAAAAGTGAAAAGCAAAGTGGGCAGTACACTCGAAAAAGTGGATAAAGCTATTCAAATTGCTGAAAATAAGAAAAAGGAAATATTAGATCAGCTTGAAAAAATCAAAAAAGACGCAAAAATTGATGAATTGATGGATTTGGTAAGGGCTGGAACAATTACAGCGGACAAAGTTAATGAAATGATTGACTATGCTAAAAACTTTTCCGAAACAGATAGACAGATTTTGTTGAATTTTTTAAGAAATCAGATTGGAGGTAAATAA
- a CDS encoding baseplate assembly protein has protein sequence MSDILNDEYEIIDADSWELKRDMINKFQELSGRKLTEASPETLIFETVAYMIGLREEKYNDEMKQNYLRFARNERLDLKGEFYGNRGKRLIEQPAVATFRFYITDIQATDIIIPKGSRIQYNELYFSTDEQYKIEKGDLYVDGIATCNTSGTVGNDIPVGQINTMVDIYPHYDKVENITASNNGAEIEQDDNYRARIREIPESFTTAGSKGAYEFWAKSTSTNIVDVVAYSPSATNVDIYVLTDSLTLTNELKKRIEEMLNTDNIRPLTDNVTVKQAIKTSYTIDFDYYIDKSNETLVNVIKNNVEKAVKEYKTWQQNKMGRDINPDELIKLLKLAGVKRVVLRSPTFQVLDFNEIAENTSVTSNYLGVENI, from the coding sequence TTGAGTGATATATTGAATGATGAATACGAGATTATAGATGCGGATTCTTGGGAGCTTAAAAGAGATATGATTAATAAATTCCAAGAATTGAGCGGAAGAAAATTGACAGAAGCGAGTCCAGAAACACTCATTTTTGAAACAGTTGCTTATATGATTGGGTTGAGAGAAGAAAAATATAATGATGAAATGAAACAGAATTATTTAAGATTTGCAAGAAATGAGCGGCTAGATTTGAAAGGGGAATTTTACGGAAATAGAGGTAAAAGACTCATAGAACAACCAGCCGTGGCAACATTCAGATTTTATATTACTGATATTCAAGCAACAGATATAATAATTCCAAAAGGGTCAAGAATTCAATACAATGAGTTATATTTCTCAACAGACGAACAATATAAAATAGAAAAAGGAGATTTGTATGTAGACGGAATTGCGACTTGTAATACATCAGGAACTGTCGGGAATGATATTCCCGTTGGACAAATTAACACGATGGTTGATATTTACCCACATTATGACAAGGTTGAGAACATTACGGCATCAAATAATGGAGCTGAAATAGAGCAAGACGACAATTATAGAGCTAGAATTAGAGAAATCCCTGAATCGTTTACAACAGCTGGAAGTAAAGGAGCTTATGAATTTTGGGCTAAGTCGACAAGCACGAATATTGTTGATGTTGTAGCGTATAGTCCAAGTGCAACAAATGTGGATATTTATGTTTTAACTGATTCTTTGACACTTACAAATGAACTAAAAAAGAGAATTGAAGAAATGTTGAATACTGATAATATAAGACCTCTTACGGATAATGTGACAGTAAAACAGGCGATAAAAACATCATACACAATTGATTTTGATTATTATATTGATAAGTCTAATGAAACCCTTGTAAATGTTATCAAAAATAATGTTGAAAAAGCGGTAAAAGAATACAAGACTTGGCAACAGAATAAAATGGGGAGAGATATTAATCCAGACGAGCTTATAAAATTGCTAAAATTAGCTGGAGTAAAAAGAGTTGTATTAAGAAGTCCAACATTTCAAGTTTTAGATTTTAATGAGATAGCAGAGAACACAAGTGTTACAAGTAATTACTTAGGAGTTGAAAACATATGA
- a CDS encoding phage tail protein I produces MITIDNLNLTDIAAKSTLNDKTTLWIYESINFAIKKKHDAIKRKFFLELSELNDVELDFLMWEYHVDYIDSNITRETKIKLIKRSIFSHFNKGTVGGIKEICEILFSENVEIIEWFKYGGNAGYFKVNTNGNLSNYEGYKKIIEVVEQYKNIRSWLEGIRLLRKEENKNYYGFIEKNKKKYYLGSTDINIPNEIIVANFGTVHRTRVLRELR; encoded by the coding sequence ATGATAACTATTGATAATCTGAACTTAACAGATATAGCGGCGAAGTCAACTTTGAATGATAAAACAACACTTTGGATTTATGAATCTATAAATTTTGCTATCAAAAAGAAGCATGATGCGATTAAAAGAAAATTTTTCTTGGAATTATCAGAGTTAAATGATGTAGAATTAGACTTTTTGATGTGGGAATATCATGTGGACTATATTGATTCAAATATCACGAGAGAGACTAAAATAAAACTGATAAAAAGATCTATTTTTTCACATTTTAACAAAGGAACTGTCGGTGGAATTAAAGAAATTTGTGAAATCTTATTTAGCGAAAATGTTGAAATAATAGAATGGTTTAAATATGGCGGCAATGCAGGATATTTTAAAGTCAATACTAATGGTAACTTGTCAAATTATGAAGGTTATAAGAAAATAATAGAAGTTGTAGAACAATACAAAAATATTCGTTCGTGGCTTGAGGGAATAAGGCTTTTAAGAAAAGAAGAAAATAAAAATTATTATGGTTTTATTGAAAAAAATAAAAAGAAATATTACTTAGGTTCAACTGATATAAATATTCCAAATGAGATTATAGTGGCAAATTTTGGAACGGTACACAGAACAAGAGTATTAAGAGAATTAAGATAG
- a CDS encoding phage tail-collar fiber domain-containing protein, with translation MAKFNGFILTEKGRELLAKGLAGETITFTKMAIGDGTSLTSERERTALVNQITTLPILNINAKGNGTCEISALLTNKSVTTGFYIKELGIFAHGNDNVEILYAYNISTSPDFVPPFSANNVVEIEYVDTIIVDQVANITAVIDPSITYITKKYADENYLVSSRLAEILGLQFGGNIQDIGNKTKGKFYYDSVTKFYYECIGDNSLTYNDNGKFRAISNKPISDKLENLYEGRTGFTKIGKTLIQWGYVENPSNNATLNYPVPFKNGTLPIVAIANWVNTDLIVLTTQNNQYCSFKSSKAISLNWIAVGMV, from the coding sequence ATGGCAAAATTTAACGGATTTATTTTAACAGAAAAAGGAAGAGAACTGTTAGCAAAAGGATTAGCAGGAGAAACAATAACATTTACTAAAATGGCGATAGGAGATGGAACATCATTAACTTCCGAAAGAGAAAGGACAGCATTAGTCAATCAAATTACAACATTGCCGATTTTGAATATAAACGCAAAAGGAAACGGAACTTGCGAAATTAGCGCTTTATTGACTAATAAATCAGTAACAACAGGGTTTTATATCAAAGAGTTAGGAATATTTGCACATGGGAATGATAATGTTGAAATACTTTATGCTTATAATATTTCGACTAGTCCAGATTTTGTGCCACCTTTTTCAGCTAACAACGTTGTAGAAATTGAATATGTAGATACGATTATTGTTGATCAAGTGGCGAATATAACTGCTGTTATTGATCCGAGTATCACGTATATTACTAAAAAATATGCGGATGAAAATTATTTAGTTAGTTCGAGATTGGCTGAAATATTAGGATTACAATTTGGTGGGAATATTCAGGACATTGGCAATAAAACGAAAGGTAAGTTTTATTATGACAGTGTAACAAAATTTTACTATGAATGTATTGGAGACAACAGTCTGACATACAACGATAACGGAAAATTTAGAGCTATTTCTAATAAGCCGATTTCGGACAAATTAGAAAATTTGTACGAAGGAAGAACAGGATTTACTAAAATCGGAAAAACACTTATTCAGTGGGGATACGTGGAAAATCCTTCAAATAACGCAACTTTAAATTATCCTGTTCCGTTCAAAAATGGCACTTTGCCAATTGTTGCTATCGCGAATTGGGTAAATACAGACTTAATTGTCTTAACAACCCAAAACAACCAATACTGTAGTTTTAAAAGTTCTAAAGCGATTTCATTGAATTGGATTGCCGTGGGGATGGTTTGA
- a CDS encoding glycoside hydrolase family 108 protein, whose product MDRFEKIFDYLLKVEGGYSNDKYDAGGKTKYGIIESEARKYGYKGHMRDMPLEIARDIYNKKYYHRNGLDTLKSDKIALSICDFVVNAGNWGAKKAQAALNELGFDLRVDGILGEKSLAALNEVDENKFLEKYHDLQRRYYKVIVSNRPSQKVFLKGWLNRVDRKENYLKSL is encoded by the coding sequence ATGGACAGATTTGAGAAAATATTTGATTATTTGCTAAAAGTTGAAGGCGGATATTCGAATGATAAATATGACGCTGGAGGAAAAACAAAATATGGTATTATAGAATCAGAGGCTAGAAAATACGGATATAAAGGTCACATGAGAGATATGCCGCTTGAGATAGCAAGAGATATTTATAATAAGAAATACTATCACAGAAATGGACTTGATACTTTAAAATCAGACAAGATAGCTTTATCAATTTGTGACTTTGTAGTAAATGCTGGAAACTGGGGAGCTAAAAAAGCACAGGCTGCACTTAATGAATTAGGATTTGATTTGAGAGTAGACGGAATTTTAGGAGAAAAAAGCTTAGCTGCGTTAAATGAAGTTGATGAAAATAAATTTTTGGAAAAATATCACGATTTGCAGAGACGATATTATAAAGTAATAGTATCAAATAGACCATCGCAAAAAGTTTTTTTAAAAGGATGGCTCAACAGAGTGGACAGAAAAGAAAATTATTTAAAATCGCTCTAA
- a CDS encoding helix-turn-helix domain-containing protein — protein MKTKGVTNLGKKLRKIRIDNDEISSDMARKLEISVSYLSAIENGKRNIPKDLAEKLFKIYQLSDNDKEKILQAISIYSGEMRIRLDSLNEKQQELSLLYAREISKLSDRQIEKITGYLNGKE, from the coding sequence ATGAAAACTAAAGGAGTTACAAATTTAGGAAAAAAACTTAGAAAAATTAGAATTGATAATGACGAAATTTCTTCTGATATGGCTCGTAAACTTGAAATCTCTGTTTCGTATTTATCAGCAATTGAAAACGGAAAAAGAAATATTCCAAAGGATCTTGCAGAAAAACTTTTCAAAATTTATCAGCTAAGTGATAATGATAAAGAAAAAATTTTACAGGCTATAAGTATTTATTCAGGTGAAATGAGAATAAGATTAGATTCATTAAACGAAAAACAGCAGGAATTAAGTTTATTGTATGCTAGAGAAATTAGTAAGCTGAGCGACAGGCAAATAGAAAAGATAACGGGGTATTTGAATGGAAAGGAATAG
- the dinD gene encoding DNA damage-inducible protein D: protein MGDLREYNVSMFEDIKHMDENGIEFWYARELMTILEYTNWRNFEKLINKSITSLENSNIKVSDHFDVDIKIVEAGISKKTIEDYKLTRYACYILVQNGNPRKKAIALGQQYFAIQTRKQEIVESKFEELSEDERRLKLRSDVKGFNKLLAKEAQNVGVQNFGKFQNFGYKGLYNGETATDIKKRKNLGKNEQILDHMGSTELAANYFRITQTEERLKKGDVNGEEQANNTHFKIGEKVRETMIEISGVAPEELPTPEKGIKQIQKEKKQLAKKNSKTINTKKKNK from the coding sequence ATGGGTGATTTAAGAGAATACAACGTTAGTATGTTTGAAGATATTAAACACATGGATGAAAATGGAATTGAATTTTGGTATGCAAGAGAACTGATGACAATATTGGAATATACAAATTGGAGAAATTTTGAAAAATTAATTAATAAATCTATAACTTCATTAGAAAATAGTAATATTAAGGTTTCCGACCATTTTGATGTTGACATCAAAATCGTAGAAGCGGGAATTTCAAAAAAAACTATAGAAGATTATAAACTGACAAGATATGCTTGCTATATACTTGTACAAAACGGTAATCCAAGAAAAAAAGCCATTGCATTAGGACAACAATACTTTGCCATTCAAACAAGAAAACAAGAAATTGTTGAATCTAAATTTGAAGAACTTTCCGAAGATGAACGTAGATTAAAATTGAGAAGCGATGTTAAAGGATTTAATAAATTGCTTGCTAAAGAAGCTCAAAATGTAGGAGTTCAAAACTTTGGAAAATTTCAAAATTTTGGCTATAAAGGTTTGTATAACGGAGAAACTGCAACAGATATAAAGAAAAGGAAAAATCTTGGCAAGAATGAGCAAATACTTGATCATATGGGGTCTACGGAATTAGCAGCCAATTATTTTAGAATAACTCAAACTGAAGAGCGATTAAAAAAAGGTGATGTAAATGGAGAAGAACAGGCAAACAATACACATTTTAAAATAGGTGAAAAAGTAAGAGAAACAATGATTGAAATTAGTGGGGTAGCTCCTGAAGAACTTCCGACACCTGAAAAAGGAATAAAACAAATCCAAAAAGAGAAAAAACAACTTGCAAAGAAAAATAGTAAAACAATAAATACAAAAAAGAAAAACAAATAA